The following are from one region of the Magallana gigas chromosome 6, xbMagGiga1.1, whole genome shotgun sequence genome:
- the LOC136276206 gene encoding uncharacterized protein gives MKIQIVFGALMCVIACFGQESVPEEIMEDERLFDERSKDSAVDKVKPNILPFYKRSCCPRRNGMSINLATGTFSGSVEGVSSPTFQDQTSTEAKCRYMATLRANFQNLTRCLYDWHQDGCVSFPMCKRRMLRIDMFLGEDRKGYMFNVGDSQSNNGWGGDSGHTKHDAEIFGYYPTIRGYKSDFCKSEKSTWANTLLKPGVRRVTIFAANNYARITNDNGFEVKGCHKCAFALNGQDPDDRANTLYMAFNRVIAASNRPGVGVCTVRIRWECPDCERSIFPFPLGDKAADVE, from the exons ATGAAGATTCAAATTGTATTTGGAGCATTAATGTGCGTAATTGCATGTTTTGGACAAGAATCGGTTCCTGAAGAAATAATGGAGGACGAAAGAC TGTTTGACGAACGATCTAAAGATTCAGCTGTGGACAAAGTTAAACCAAACATTT TGCCTTTCTATAAAAGATCCTGCTGTCCAAGAAGGAATGGAATGTCCATCAACCTCGCTACTGGAACATTTTCAGGGAGCGTAGAAGGTGTATCATCGCCGACATTTCAGGATCAAACATCAACGGAGGCCAAATGTAGGTACATGGCGACTCTGCGGGCCAACTTTCAAAACCTCACACGATGTCTTTATGACTGGCACCAGGACGGATGTGTGTCCTTTCCAATGTGCAAAAGGCGCATGCTCAGAATCGATATGTTCTTGGGAGAGGATAGAAAGGGATACATGTTCAATGTGGGAGATAGCCAAAGTAATAATGGATGGG GTGGAGATTCTGGTCATACAAAACATGATGCGGAAATCTTCGGCTATTATCCAACCATTCGTGGATATAAATCTGATTTTTGCAAATCCGAGAAGTCAACCTGGGCAAACACACTTTTAAAACCCGGTGTCCGAAGAGTTACCATTTTTGCTGCCAACAACTACGCCAGAATTACCAATGACAACGGATTCGAAGTGAAGGGTTGCCACAAGTGTGCTTTTGCTCTCAATGGACAAGACCCGGATGACCGTGCTAACACGCTATACATGGCCTTTAACAGGGTGATCGCGGCTAGCAATAGACCAGGAGTTGGGGTGTGTACCGTTAGAATCCGCTGGGAGTGTCCAGATTGTGAGAGATCTATTTTCCCATTTCCTCTAGGTGATAAAGCAGCTGATGTTGAATAA
- the LOC109618369 gene encoding uncharacterized protein, with protein MKVQIVFGVLMCVIACLGQESVPEEIMEDERLFDERSKDSAVDKVKPNILPFYKRSCCPRRNGMSINLATGTFSGSVEGVSSPTFQDQTSTKAKCRYMATLRANFQNLTRCLYDWHQGGCVSFPMCKRRMLRIDMFLGEDRKGYMFNVGDSQSNNGWGGDSGHTKHDAEIFGYYPTIRGYKSDFCKSEKSTWANTLLKPGVRRVTIFAANNYARITNDNGFEVKGCHKCAFALNGQDPDDRANTLYMAFNRVIAASNRRGVGVCTVRIRWECPDCERSIFPFPLDVKAAGNE; from the exons ATGAAGGTCCAAATTGTATTTGGAGTATTGATGTGCGTAATTGCATGTTTGGGACAAGAATCGGTTCCTGAAGAAATAATGGAGGACGAAAGAC TGTTTGACGAGCGATCTAAAGATTCAGCTGTGGACAAAGTTAAACCAAACATTT TGCCTTTCTATAAAAGATCCTGCTGTCCAAGAAGAAATGGAATGTCCATCAACCTCGCTACTGGAACATTTTCAGGGAGCGTAGAAGGTGTATCATCGCCGACATTTCAGGATCAAACATCAACGAAGGCCAAATGTAGGTACATGGCGACTCTGCGGGCCAACTTTCAAAACCTCACACGATGTCTTTATGACTGGCACCAGGGCGGATGTGTGTCCTTTCCAATGTGCAAAAGGCGCATGCTCAGAATCGATATGTTCTTGGGAGAGGATAGAAAGGGATACATGTTCAATGTGGGAGATAGCCAAAGTAATAATGGATGGG GTGGAGACTCTGGTCATACAAAACATGATGCGGAAATCTTCGGCTATTATCCAACCATTCGTGGATATAAATCTGATTTTTGCAAATCCGAGAAGTCAACCTGGGCAAACACACTTTTAAAACCCGGCGTCAGAAGAGTGACCATTTTTGCTGCTAACAACTACGCCAGAATTACCAATGACAACGGATTCGAAGTGAAGGGTTGCCACAAGTGTGCTTTTGCTCTCAATGGACAAGACCCAGATGACCGTGCTAACACGCTATACATGGCCTTTAACAGGGTGATCGCGGCAAGCAATAGACGAGGAGTTGGGGTGTGTACCGTTAGAATCCGTTGGGAGTGTCCAGATTGTGAGAGATCTATTTTCCCATTTCCTCTAGATGTCAAGGCAGCTGGTAATGAATAA
- the LOC136276625 gene encoding uncharacterized protein: MKVQIVFGVFMCVIACLGQESVPEEIMEDERLFDERSKDSAVDKVKPNILPFYKRSCCPRRNGMSINLATGTFSGSVEGVSSPTFQDQTSTEAKCRYMATLRANFQNLTRCLYDWHQDGCVSFPMCKRRMLRIDMFLGEDRKGYMFNVGDSQSNNGWGGDSGHTKHDAEIFGYYPTIRGYKSDFCKSEKSTWANTLLKPGVRRVTIFAANNYARITNDNGFEVKGCHKCAFALNGQDPDDRANTLYMAFNRVIAASNRPGVGVCTVRIRWECPDCERSIFPFPLGDKAADVE; this comes from the exons ATGAAGGTCCAAATTGTATTTGGAGTATTTATGTGCGTAATTGCATGTTTGGGACAAGAATCGGTTCCTGAAGAAATAATGGAGGACGAAAGAC TGTTTGACGAACGATCTAAAGATTCAGCTGTGGACAAAGTTAAACCAAACATTT TGCCTTTCTATAAAAGATCCTGCTGTCCAAGAAGGAATGGAATGTCCATCAACCTCGCTACTGGAACATTTTCAGGGAGCGTAGAAGGTGTATCATCGCCGACATTTCAGGATCAAACATCAACGGAGGCCAAATGTAGGTACATGGCGACTCTGCGGGCCAACTTTCAAAACCTCACACGATGTCTTTATGACTGGCACCAGGACGGATGTGTGTCCTTTCCAATGTGCAAAAGGCGCATGCTCAGAATCGATATGTTCTTGGGAGAGGATAGAAAGGGATACATGTTCAATGTGGGAGATAGCCAAAGTAATAATGGATGGG GTGGAGATTCTGGTCATACAAAACATGATGCGGAAATCTTCGGCTATTATCCAACCATTCGTGGATATAAATCTGATTTTTGCAAATCCGAGAAGTCAACCTGGGCAAACACACTTTTAAAACCCGGTGTCCGAAGAGTTACCATTTTTGCTGCCAACAACTACGCCAGAATTACCAATGACAACGGATTCGAAGTGAAGGGTTGCCACAAGTGTGCTTTTGCTCTCAATGGACAAGACCCGGATGACCGTGCTAACACGCTATACATGGCCTTTAACAGGGTGATCGCGGCTAGCAATAGACCAGGAGTTGGGGTGTGTACCGTTAGAATCCGCTGGGAGTGTCCAGATTGTGAGAGATCTATTTTCCCATTTCCTCTAGGTGATAAAGCAGCTGATGTTGAATAA
- the LOC136276609 gene encoding uncharacterized protein, protein MKNLLAVSFVTLALVGTEALVSERSQPEIYANKNICCPRQNGLSIDLNRGTFTGTLEGVSHPSFQAQSSANAKCSYMATLRANFQTLTKCLNDWHQDGCVSFPMCGRRMLRIDMFLGDDRKGYMFNVGDSPSNNGWGGDASDTENDAEIFGLYPTLFEFKSDLCHSMRTTWANSLLAPDVKRVTIFVANNYVKITNDKGFEAKDCNRCIFALSGQDPNDRANALYMAFNRVISGSYRSGTGVCNVNIRWECPGCDNDGN, encoded by the exons ATGAAAAATCTGCTCGCCGTCAGTTTTGTTACCCTGGCTTTGGTTGGTACAGAAGCACTAGTCTCTGAAAGATCACAGCCAGAAATat ATGCAAATAAGAATATATGCTGTCCACGTCAAAATGGATTGTCCATTGACTTAAACAGAGGAACATTTACGGGCACTTTAGAAGGAGTATCGCATCCATCTTTTCAGGCTCAATCATCAGCAAACGCTAAATGTAGCTACATGGCGACTCTGCGAGCAAATTTCCAAACCCTTACAAAATGTCTCAATGACTGGCACCAGGACGGATGTGTGTCCTTTCCAATGTGCGGAAGACGCATGCTCAGAATTGATATGTTCTTAGGAGACGATAGAAAGGGATATATGTTTAATGTAGGAGATAGCCCAAGCAACAATGGATGGG GTGGAGATGCCAGTGACACAGAAAATGATGCTGAAATATTCGGTCTTTATCCTACTTTGTTTGAGTTTAAATCTGATCTTTGTCATTCAATGAGAACAACATGGGCAAATAGCCTTTTAGCGCCCGATGTCAAAAGAGTCACCATTTTTGTTGCCAACAATTACGTCAAAATAACGAATGACAAGGGATTTGAGGCCAAGGATTGCAACAGATGCATTTTTGCCCTCAGTGGACAAGACCCAAATGACCGCGCCAATGCACTTTACATGGCCTTTAACAGGGTCATCAGCGGGAGCTACAGGTCCGGAACGGGAGTCTGCAACGTAAACATTCGTTGGGAGTGTCCTGGATGTGACA ATGACGGAAATTAA
- the LOC105338148 gene encoding uncharacterized protein, translated as MKVKLIFGVLMCAIACMGQELVPEEIMEDERLFDERAMNPAVDKVKPNILPFYKRPCCPRRNGMSINLATGTFSGSVEGVSSPTFQAQKSTKAKCSYLTTLRANFQNLTRCLYDWHQGGCVSFPMCKRRMLRIDMFLGDDRKGYMFNVGDSQSNNGWGGDSGHTKHDAEIFGYYPTIFGYKSDFCKSERSTWANTLLKPDVRRVTIFAANNYARITNDNGFEVKGCHKCAFALNGQDPDDRANTLYMAFNRVIAASNRRGVGVCTVRIRWECPDCERSISPFPLGDKAADVE; from the exons ATGAAGGTCAAACTTATATTTGGAGTATTAATGTGCGCAATTGCATGTATGGGACAAGAATTGGTTCCGGAAGAAATAATGGAGGACGAAAGAC TGTTTGACGAACGTGCTATGAATCCAGCGGTGGACAAAGTTAAACCAAATATCC TGCCTTTCTATAAAAGACCCTGCTGTCCAAGAAGGAATGGAATGTCCATCAACCTAGCAACTGGAACATTTTCAGGGAGCGTAGAAGGTGTATCGTCACCAACATTTCAAGCTCAAAAATCAACGAAAGCCAAATGTAGCTACTTGACGACTCTGCGGGCCAACTTCCAAAACCTCACAAGATGTCTTTATGACTGGCACCAGGGCGGGTGTGTGTCCTTTCCAATGTGCAAAAGGCGCATGCTCAGAATCGATATGTTCTTGGGAGATGATAGAAAGGGATACATGTTCAATGTAGGAGATAGCCAAAGTAATAATGGATGGG GTGGAGACTCCGGTCATACAAAACATGATGCGGAAATCTTCGGCTATTATCCTACCATATTTGGATATAAATCTGACTTTTGCAAATCCGAGCGGTCAACCTGGGCAAACACTCTTTTAAAACCCGATGTCAGAAGAGTGACCATTTTTGCTGCCAACAACTACGCCAGAATTACCAATGACAACGGATTCGAAGTGAAGGGTTGCCACAAATGTGCATTTGCTCTCAATGGACAAGACCCGGATGACCGTGCTAACACGCTATACATGGCCTTTAACAGGGTGATCGCGGCAAGCAATAGACGAGGAGTTGGGGTGTGTACCGTTAGAATCCGTTGGGAGTGTCCAGATTGTGAGAGATCTATTTCCCCATTTCCTCTAGGTGACAAAGCAGCtgatgttgaataa